The genomic window TTCAATACTTGACCGCAACAAATGAAAACGTTGATGAGGAGATTAAAAATGACTATTGCAAAACACTTGAAAGGCTTGAGCTCGCAGCAATTACAAAAAAGGCCATTTTTCTACGAGATTAAAAAGATGGTTCCTGCGATTCTTCTTGCATCATTAATTGGGACGCATCTGGATCTATTTTTTGTTGGTATGGGCGTATATTCATTTCCAAAAAGATGGCTGCCTGAAGTTTTCTCCATTAATATTGTGTTTACTCTAATTGCATTGCCTTTGTTAGTGTCTGTTTATTTATTTTTAATGAAAAGGATAAATGTTTGGAAAAAAGCAGGTCTTATTTTTGTAATTAGCCTATTTGCAGCTTGCGCTGAAAAGTTTGCAGAGGAAATGGGTTTTTTCATCCATGAAGTTTCTTGGAAGCACTCGTATTCTTTTTGCGGATATATAGTTTTTCTAATTTGTGTTTACATATTTAATCGAATTAACTTTTTGTCAGTCTAACGCTGAAAAAAATCAAAAGCAGCCGTGTATATAATCGGCTGCTTCTTTAGTGTGGGTTTAATCATTTATTTCCTTCCAGGCAGTAACACCGCCAGAAAGCACAGTAACGACAAAGCCCTTCTCATATAGTATGTCAGCACATTTTCTTGCGGAATTACCTGTCGTGCAAGTGACGATGATCTCTTGATTCTTTGGCAAAGACGAAAACACTTCTTCGTTTAAAGAAAAAATGTTTGATTTTTCAATGTTTAAACTAAGTACATTTTTATTATTAATATGGTAGGCATCGTATTTATCAGTTGATCTTACATCTAGTATAAAAACCTCTTCAGTTTCTGTGAGTTTTTCAGCAAGTTCTTTAGCTGTCATTGTTTTCATTTTATAAAAGCCACCTTTAATGTTTTGTATACCGAGATCATCATATCACATTTGCGTATCAACGATAAAATTTGAAATTTTATCAATATCAACATTTCCTCCTGAAATAACAGTTACA from Bacillus sp. DTU_2020_1000418_1_SI_GHA_SEK_038 includes these protein-coding regions:
- a CDS encoding CBO0543 family protein yields the protein MTIAKHLKGLSSQQLQKRPFFYEIKKMVPAILLASLIGTHLDLFFVGMGVYSFPKRWLPEVFSINIVFTLIALPLLVSVYLFLMKRINVWKKAGLIFVISLFAACAEKFAEEMGFFIHEVSWKHSYSFCGYIVFLICVYIFNRINFLSV
- a CDS encoding rhodanese-like domain-containing protein is translated as MKTMTAKELAEKLTETEEVFILDVRSTDKYDAYHINNKNVLSLNIEKSNIFSLNEEVFSSLPKNQEIIVTCTTGNSARKCADILYEKGFVVTVLSGGVTAWKEIND